Within Micromonospora narathiwatensis, the genomic segment CCGACGCCCCGGACTCGCTGCCGGCACCCGGGCGGCTGGTCGACGGGGCGTGGACGGTCTGCTCGGTCGGCGCCGGCGAGGCGGGGCGTACGGAGGCGCGTTCGGCCCTGTTGATCGGGCGGGACGCCACCGGCGGGCGGCCCCTCGGCGAGCAGGGGCTGCTGCTGCGCCACCCGGACGGCGCCCTGCACCTGCTCTGGCACGATCGGCGCTACCTGCTCCGCGACACCGACCGGGTGCTGGCCGCACTGGCCGCGACCCGAGAACGCGCCGTGCCGGTGGCCCCGGCGCTGCTCAACACCGTGCCGGCCGGCGCCGACCTGGCCCCGCCCCGGGTACCCGACCTCGGCGAGCCCTCCGACCGGGTCGCCGGCGCCACCATCGGCGACGTCTATCTGGTACGCAACTCCGGCGGCGGCCGCCAGTACGCGGTGGCCGAGCGGGGCGGGCTGGCCGGCGTCACCGAGCTACAGGCCGCGCTGTTGCTCGCCCGGACCGGCCAGGGCGACCCGAAGCCGATCACCCTCGGTCGCTTCGCCGCCCTGCCCAAGCTTCCCGACCGGGTGCCGACCGGGCCCACCGCGCCGCCGGCCGTGCCGCCCCGGCTGGCCACCGTGGACGCCGGCGCGCTCTGCGTCCGGGTCGGCGACGACACCCGCGTACGCGACGTCCGGCTGGGCGCCACCCCGCCGGACCTCTCCGCCGCCGCCCGCACGGCGACCGGCCGGGCCGGGCTCGCCGACCAGGTGGTGGTCGAGCCCGGCCGGGGCGCGGTGGTCGAGGCCACGGCGGCGCCCGGTGCCGGCGGCGGCGCGCTCTGCGTCATCACCGACCTGGGCCGGCGGTACGTGCTCGCCGGCGAGGACGTGCTCGGCATGCTCGGCTACACCGGCGTACGCCCGGTCCGGCTGCCGGCGGGCCTGGTCAGCCTGGTGCCGGCCGGCAGCCCGCTCGACCCGACCGCCGCCCGTACGGTCGCCGCCCCGGCCTGACCTCGTTCCCGGCATCCGGCGACCGGGCCGGAGGCGGCCGGCGGGTGCGGCGCGACTCAGCCGACGGGCTTACGCAGCACCGTCACCGCGAAATCGGCGTCGTCCCGCCACGGACGCAGGTCCCAGGTGGCGAAGCGGTGCTCCAGGTGGAGCCCCGTCGACACCGCGTCGGCGTCGAACTCGGTGAGCGGATAGCCCCGGTCGGTGCCGAAGCCGACCACCAGGATCCCGTCCGGGCGGACGTGCGCCGCGATCCGGGCCAGCACCGCCCGCTCGGTGCCCGGAGCGACGAACGCCAGCACGTTGCCGGCGCACACGGCGGCGTCGAACGGCTCCGGCTCGCCCTGGGCGGCCAGATCCAACTCGGCCAGGTCGGCGACCAGCCAGCGCGGACCGGGGTGGTCCGCCCGCGCCGCCCCGATCAGCGCCGGGTCGGCATCCACGCCGACGACGCGATGACCACGGGCGGCGAGTTCGGCCCCGACCCGGCCGGTGCCGCAGCCGGCGTCCAGGATCCGCGCGCCCGGCGGGACCATCGCGTCCAGCAGGCGCGCCTCGCCGGCCAGGTCCGCTCCCTCGGCGGCGAGTCGCCGGAACCGGTCGATGTACCACTGTGAGTGCCCCGGCTTCGTCTCGGTCACCCAGCGGGTCGGCTTACCCATTCCGCCACCGTAACTGATCTTGCGGCGGCGGTGCCACGAAGCGACGGGCTCAGGTGAGGGCGAGGAAGGTGCCGGCGGCGAGCGGGACACCGGCGACCGTACCGGCGACGACCTGCGGCCAGGTGTGATCCCGTAGCTCGACCCGTGACCAGGCGACCGTGGTCACCAGCAGCCAGCCGACGTGCAGGGCGGGGCCGAAGAGCAGCACCAGGACGGCCGTGGAGGCGGCGGCCACGGCGGCGTGGATGCTGAGCTTCCACCAGTGGTTCACCAGGGTGCAGGCCGCGCCGACCACGAAGATGACGACGATCATGGCGAACAGTTCGGCCGGCGCGCGCAGCACGGCGAGCAGGACCATCCCCACCGCCACGGAGGCCAGGCCGGTCAGCAGGGGACGGGCCCGCTGCGTACGGTCGCCGACGTGCCGGTCACTGAGCCGGCCCCGGCGTACGCCGTGGACGATCACGCCGACCGGGATGACCGCGCAGAACAGCAGCGCGGTCCCGCCCCACGCCAGGAACTCCCACGGGTCGTGACTGACCTGGGCCGCCACCACCAGCGGCATGGCGGTGACCAGGACGCCCGGTGCGAGCACCTCGGTGACCAGCCGGGCGAGTCGTCCGCCGACGGTCCGTTCCGTAGCTGTCCGCACCGGTTCATCCTGGTGTCCGGAACCATCAAGGTCAACCGGCCCTGGTGGCCGTGTCCGGGCCGACCGCCGTGCCACGTGGCGGCGGGGCCGGCGTGGCCGCACCGTCCTGGGGCGGCTCGGCGGTCAGCGACTCGGCCGGCACCGGCTCGACCTCGACCCGGCAGTCGTGGAACGTCGGTGCGCCGCCCAGGTCGGTGTCCCGCACGGCGGTCACCGCGTTGACGGTGGCCCGCCCCGGGCTCAGCCGCGCCCAGTACGCCTTGTAGGTGAACGCCAGCCCTGGTCGGGTCGCGTCGTCCACGGCGACCGCCGCGAGGAAGGCGCCCCGGTCGTTGCGGACCCGCACGGCGTCGCCGTCGACGAGCCCGCGCGTCGCCGCGTCGGCCGGGTGCAGGTGCACCCGGGGCGGCCCGGTCCGCCGTGCGTGCCAGGGCAGCGAGGCGA encodes:
- a CDS encoding phosphatase PAP2 family protein, which produces MRTATERTVGGRLARLVTEVLAPGVLVTAMPLVVAAQVSHDPWEFLAWGGTALLFCAVIPVGVIVHGVRRGRLSDRHVGDRTQRARPLLTGLASVAVGMVLLAVLRAPAELFAMIVVIFVVGAACTLVNHWWKLSIHAAVAAASTAVLVLLFGPALHVGWLLVTTVAWSRVELRDHTWPQVVAGTVAGVPLAAGTFLALT
- the eccB gene encoding type VII secretion protein EccB encodes the protein MPSRQDQLHSYQFTVQRAVAALVMRETDPAQSPFRRLAGAGLTSVLVAVIALGGVALYGLFAGGGSSWRDPTAVIVEKESGARFVYREDKLHPVLNYASALLIIGAERPRTVLVSRRSIDGVPRGLPLGIADAPDSLPAPGRLVDGAWTVCSVGAGEAGRTEARSALLIGRDATGGRPLGEQGLLLRHPDGALHLLWHDRRYLLRDTDRVLAALAATRERAVPVAPALLNTVPAGADLAPPRVPDLGEPSDRVAGATIGDVYLVRNSGGGRQYAVAERGGLAGVTELQAALLLARTGQGDPKPITLGRFAALPKLPDRVPTGPTAPPAVPPRLATVDAGALCVRVGDDTRVRDVRLGATPPDLSAAARTATGRAGLADQVVVEPGRGAVVEATAAPGAGGGALCVITDLGRRYVLAGEDVLGMLGYTGVRPVRLPAGLVSLVPAGSPLDPTAARTVAAPA
- a CDS encoding class I SAM-dependent methyltransferase, which produces MGKPTRWVTETKPGHSQWYIDRFRRLAAEGADLAGEARLLDAMVPPGARILDAGCGTGRVGAELAARGHRVVGVDADPALIGAARADHPGPRWLVADLAELDLAAQGEPEPFDAAVCAGNVLAFVAPGTERAVLARIAAHVRPDGILVVGFGTDRGYPLTEFDADAVSTGLHLEHRFATWDLRPWRDDADFAVTVLRKPVG